The following proteins come from a genomic window of Lycium ferocissimum isolate CSIRO_LF1 chromosome 4, AGI_CSIRO_Lferr_CH_V1, whole genome shotgun sequence:
- the LOC132052578 gene encoding protein DOWNY MILDEW RESISTANCE 6-like, translated as MKPTNVLSSGISYSTLPEIYVRPNSQRPRLSEVVDCNDFVPVIDMSCSDRSIIIHQIGEACRLYGFFQVINHGVPKEVIDEMLEVAHEFFRLPVEEKMKLYSDDPSKTMRLSTSFNVKKETVHNWRDYLRLHCYPLEKYAPEWPSNPSFFRKIVSRYCAEVRQLGYRLEEAISESLGLEKDCIKNVLGEQGQHMAINFYPQCPEPELTYGLPAHTDPNALTILLQDLQVEGLQVLKDGKWLSVKPQPNAFVINIGDQLEALSNGKYKSVWHRAIVNSDKPRMSVASFLCPSESAIISAPQTLTEDGSPTIYRDFTYPEYYNKFWSRNLDQEHCLELFKKGS; from the exons aTGAAACCAACAAATGTTCTTTCCAGTGGAATCAGCTACTCAACCCTCCCTGAAATTTACGTTCGCCCTAATTCTCAAAGACCTCGTCTATCTGAAGTAGTCGACTGCAATGATTTTGTTCCAGTTATCGATATGTCTTGCAGCGATAGAAGCATTATCATTCATCAAATTGGTGAAGCTTGTCGTCTTTATGGTTTTTTCCAG GTAATAAACCATGGTGTACCAAAGGAAGTAATAGATGAAATGCTAGAGGTTGCCCATGAGTTTTTCAGGCTACCTgtggaagagaaaatgaagttATATTCAGATGATCCATCAAAGACCATGAGATTATCCACTAGTTTTAATGTGAAGAAGGAAACTGTTCATAATTGGAGAGATTATCTTAGATTGCACTGCTATCCTTTGGAGAAATACGCCCCTGAATGGCCTTCTAATCCCTCTTTTTTCAG GAAAATAGTGAGCAGATACTGCGCGGAAGTTCGACAACTTGGATATAGATTGGAAGAAGCAATATCAGAGAGCCTAGGCCTTGAGAAAGATTGTATAAAGAATGTGTTGGGCGAACAAGGTCAACATATGGCTATCAATTTTTACCCTCAGTGTCCAGAACCTGAACTCACTTATGGGCTACCAGCCCATACAGATCCAAATGCCCTTACTATTCTTCTTCAAGATTTGCAAGTAGAAGGTCTTCAAGTTCTCAAGGATGGAAAATGGTTATCTGTTAAACCTCAGCCTAATGCCTTTGTCATCAATATTGGTGATCAATTGGAG GCATTGAGTAACGGAAAGTACAAAAGTGTATGGCATCGAGCTATTGTAAATTCAGACAAACCAAGGATGTCCGTGGCTTCTTTCCTTTGTCCTTCTGAAAGTGCAATTATTAGTGCTCCACAAACCTTAACTGAAGATGGGTCACCAACCATTTATCGGGATTTCACTTATCCCGAATATTACAACAAATTTTGGAGCAGGAATTTAGACCAGGAACACTGTTTGGAACTTTTCAAGAAAGGAAGCTAA